A region from the Oncorhynchus keta strain PuntledgeMale-10-30-2019 chromosome 5, Oket_V2, whole genome shotgun sequence genome encodes:
- the LOC127930073 gene encoding uncharacterized protein LOC127930073 isoform X2, with protein MKQQQLIMPSLSEVVLRDLRVRVRRHTFNFLLSCKDPTSKERSLLHQLEHVETKDKWRKEQAALCCTTKENDKIEKSSNTCELNLKPFTLHPSLSSQQNVGPVVCGQILGGKPLRVVEKVSVQTRISSRTRSMIRNCHTRQSVSRAKKNNKIICKRIKLTKPICRKSNSASPQKHMDSCSGKDIHGTNCITIENNTSGNNNDVAYISNRTYTGGGGPKGSKAQDADQKPVDLKVEIKTIGESGTDGTLVESKPSGKRVEVCTSALDKAKKPGNHQKPISTPLVTTTPSTISLSSPSLDHVPVMSGLKQVTVSLIRVSVPGSVAEERACPGLEGKGIVRRESSVPVQAEQMARSATQGGEADTRVSRSQQKSMEEAGRELSDAEGLKGQDDHCKRDTQPQCQPIDHPPTSHHAPTSSHSLSTPVSDRKPKRLRLVVTDGLVDLDLQYTD; from the exons ATGAAGCAGCAACAGCTGATAATGCCATCCCTATCAGAGGTGGTGTTGAGGGACCTTCGGGTCCGAGTACGGCGCCACACGTTCAACTTCTTGTTGAGCTGCAAGGACCCCACCAGCAAAGAGAGGTCCTTACTGCACCAGCTTGAACATGTGGAGACAAAAGACAAGTGGAGGAAGGAACAAGCTGCTCTCTGCTGTACAACCAAAGAGAATGACAAAATAGAGAAGAGCAGCAATACTTGTGAGTTAAACCTGAAGCCTTTCACTCTTCACCCTTCCTTGTCTTCTCAACAGAATGTTGGACCAGTAGTTTGTGGACAGATACTGGGTGGAAAGCCCCTTcgagtggtggaaaaagtatctgTCCAGACAAGGATCTCTTCCAGAACAAGGAGCATGATCAGAAACTGTCACACACGCCAGTCTGTTTCCAGAGCCAAGAAGAACAACAAAATAATTTGCAAGCGCATTAAACTCACCAAACCCATTTGCAGAAAAAGCAACAGTGCAAGTCCTCAGAAACACATGGATAGCTGTAGTGGAAAAGATATTCATGGAACCAATTGCATAACCATCGAAAATAACACCAGCGGTAACAACAATGATGTGGCATACATCAGCAACAGAACATACACTGGTGGAGGCGGGCCCAAAGGCAGCAAGGCTCAGGATGCAGATCAGAAACCAGTGGATCTGAAAGTGGAAATCAAAACCATTGGAGAATCGGGGACTGATGGGACACTTGTGGAGAGCAAACCCTCTGGTAAAAGAGTTGAAGTTTGCACAAGTGCTTTGGACAAAGCCAAGAAGCCTGGGAATCACCAGAAACCCATTAGTACTCCCCTTGTCACTACCACCCCTAGCAccatttccctctcttccccctcactTGACCATGTTCCGGTAATGTCAGGACTGAAGCAAGTCACAGTTAGCTTGATAAGAGTGTCTGTGCCGGGAAGTGTAGCAGAAGAAAGGGCCTGTCCAGGATTGGAGGGAAAGGGCATTGTGAGAAGAGAGAGCAGCGTACCAGTGCAAGCAGAACAGATGGCTAGATCAGCTACacagggaggagaggcagacacCAGAGTGTCCAGGTCCCAGCAGAAGTCCATGGAGGAAGCAGGCAGGGAGTTGTCAGACGCTGAAG GGCTTAAAGGCCAGGATGACCACTGCAAGAGGGACACACAACCGCAGTGCCAGCCCATAGACCACCCACCAACATCCCACCATGCTCCCACATCATCCCACTCCTTGAGTACCCCGGTCTCAGACCGTAAGCCCAAAAGACTGAGGCTAGTGGTTACTGATGGGCTAGTGGATCTGGACCTCCAGTATACAGACTGA
- the LOC127930073 gene encoding uncharacterized protein LOC127930073 isoform X1 has protein sequence MKQQQLIMPSLSEVVLRDLRVRVRRHTFNFLLSCKDPTSKERSLLHQLEHVETKDKWRKEQAALCCTTKENDKIEKSSNTCELNLKPFTLHPSLSSQQNVGPVVCGQILGGKPLRVVEKVSVQTRISSRTRSMIRNCHTRQSVSRAKKNNKIICKRIKLTKPICRKSNSASPQKHMDSCSGKDIHGTNCITIENNTSGNNNDVAYISNRTYTGGGGPKGSKAQDADQKPVDLKVEIKTIGESGTDGTLVESKPSGKRVEVCTSALDKAKKPGNHQKPISTPLVTTTPSTISLSSPSLDHVPVMSGLKQVTVSLIRVSVPGSVAEERACPGLEGKGIVRRESSVPVQAEQMARSATQGGEADTRVSRSQQKSMEEAGRELSDAEGKKGVREMYFKAKINKVDVGREQTAVVKVDLLHGEKGAGEKVIEIEAAGGGGEVSVAGKGHRGSVKDIDRGAKLNSKSVQSQVVGCDKRVLRGRNDAEEQSNGKAGGQNSKSCDSIVRKDGGKNERVSEMGSSITMDKKGVVIKQVRVLLSDILRKEWDQKAGGSGSGNTGKKDLISSNHKQMEDGREANKDGGKEVREQILSDAQTNSLPHATTQSGITSKRGKEGLIR, from the coding sequence ATGAAGCAGCAACAGCTGATAATGCCATCCCTATCAGAGGTGGTGTTGAGGGACCTTCGGGTCCGAGTACGGCGCCACACGTTCAACTTCTTGTTGAGCTGCAAGGACCCCACCAGCAAAGAGAGGTCCTTACTGCACCAGCTTGAACATGTGGAGACAAAAGACAAGTGGAGGAAGGAACAAGCTGCTCTCTGCTGTACAACCAAAGAGAATGACAAAATAGAGAAGAGCAGCAATACTTGTGAGTTAAACCTGAAGCCTTTCACTCTTCACCCTTCCTTGTCTTCTCAACAGAATGTTGGACCAGTAGTTTGTGGACAGATACTGGGTGGAAAGCCCCTTcgagtggtggaaaaagtatctgTCCAGACAAGGATCTCTTCCAGAACAAGGAGCATGATCAGAAACTGTCACACACGCCAGTCTGTTTCCAGAGCCAAGAAGAACAACAAAATAATTTGCAAGCGCATTAAACTCACCAAACCCATTTGCAGAAAAAGCAACAGTGCAAGTCCTCAGAAACACATGGATAGCTGTAGTGGAAAAGATATTCATGGAACCAATTGCATAACCATCGAAAATAACACCAGCGGTAACAACAATGATGTGGCATACATCAGCAACAGAACATACACTGGTGGAGGCGGGCCCAAAGGCAGCAAGGCTCAGGATGCAGATCAGAAACCAGTGGATCTGAAAGTGGAAATCAAAACCATTGGAGAATCGGGGACTGATGGGACACTTGTGGAGAGCAAACCCTCTGGTAAAAGAGTTGAAGTTTGCACAAGTGCTTTGGACAAAGCCAAGAAGCCTGGGAATCACCAGAAACCCATTAGTACTCCCCTTGTCACTACCACCCCTAGCAccatttccctctcttccccctcactTGACCATGTTCCGGTAATGTCAGGACTGAAGCAAGTCACAGTTAGCTTGATAAGAGTGTCTGTGCCGGGAAGTGTAGCAGAAGAAAGGGCCTGTCCAGGATTGGAGGGAAAGGGCATTGTGAGAAGAGAGAGCAGCGTACCAGTGCAAGCAGAACAGATGGCTAGATCAGCTACacagggaggagaggcagacacCAGAGTGTCCAGGTCCCAGCAGAAGTCCATGGAGGAAGCAGGCAGGGAGTTGTCAGACGCTGAAGGTAAGAAAGGGGTGAGggaaatgtatttcaaggctAAGATTAACAAAGTTGATGTAGGAAGGGAACAGACTGCTGTGGTGAAGGTTGATTTATTACATGGTGAGAAAGGTGCAGGTGAGAAGGTCATTGAAATAGAAGCTGCTGGTGGGGGGGGGGAGGTTAGTGTGGCTGGGAAGGGGCATAGGGGGAGTGTAAAAGACATTGATAGAGGGGCAAAACTAAATAGTAAAAGTGTACAATCTCAAGTTGTTGGCTGTGATAAGAGGGTGCTTAGAGGGCGAAATGATGCAGAAGAACAGAGTAATGGAAAAGCAGGAGGACAAAATAGCAAAAGTTGTGACAGCATTGTCAGAAAGGATGGAGGTAAGAATGAGAGGGTGTCTGAAATGGGGAGTAGTATAACTATGGACAAGAAGGGTGTTGTCATCAAACAGGTGAGGGTTCTGCTTTCTGATATTCTAAGAAAAGAGTGGGATCAGAAGGCTGGGGGCTCAGGAAGTGGGAACACAGGAAAGAAAGATCTAATTTCCTCCAATCACAAGCAAATGGAAGATGGCAGAGAGGCAAataaggatggagggaaagaggttAGGGAACAAATATTATCTGATGCACAGACAAATAGTTTGCCTCATGCAACAACACAAAGTGGGATAACTTCCAAACGGGGAAAGGAAGGGCTAATAAGATGA